One genomic segment of Lodderomyces beijingensis strain CBS 14171 genome assembly, chromosome: 6 includes these proteins:
- a CDS encoding mitochondrial 54S ribosomal protein uL10m: MLSIWRKYGIATAAAAAAAVGTVSRSTLVKTFTVHYSLSTSTETTTTTSIPAFIPTNEKQRAFLNRQTEKDLFSRKTYLLDLYKHMNDTNEIILYVHHNNLTKSENQHVREEIKKIGAVKNEQGLYVGGARYTMLKNSIYSLYLRSSHEVDPAAKGMTLKNKDRKHPLLPLLAGPTACITIPECEPSAISQVQKILKKMSDKLIIIGAQVEKSSVMNAAELNSFKNLPDKQGLQGQLLGLLTMSGGAGLVQTLETPGHLLYLTMDTRAKDLDPEAEK, translated from the coding sequence ATGCTCTCTATATGGCGGAAATATGGCATAGCTACggcggcggcagcagcagcagcggtaGGGACAGTGTCGCGATCTACGCTAGTCAAGACCTTCACAGTACACTACTCCCTCTCCACCTCCACCgagaccaccaccacaacatcAATACCCGCTTTCATCCCAACTAACGAGAAACAACGGGCCTTTTTAAACAGACAGACAGAAAAGGATCTATTCTCAAGAAAGACCTACTTGCTCGACCTCTACAAGCACATGAACGACACCAACGAGATCATCTTGTACgtccaccacaacaacttgaccaagtcggAGAACCAGCATGTGCGTGAagagatcaaaaagattgGCGCCGTCAAGAACGAACAGGGGCTATACGTTGGTGGTGCCCGCTATAcgatgttgaagaactcGATATATTCGTTGTATCTTCGTTCTAGCCATGAGGTGGACCCCGCGGCTAAGGGAATGACGCTTAAGAATAAGGATCGCAAGCATCCGTTGTTGCCTTTGTTGGCGGGTCCCACTGCGTGCATCACGATTCCGGAATGCGAGCCCAGCGCCATTCTGCAAGTGCAGAAGatcttgaagaagatgagcGACAAGTTGATTATTATTGGTGCGCAAGTGGAAAAGAGCAGCGTGATGAATGCTGCCGAGTTGAACCTGTTTAAAAATTTGCCGGACAAACAAGGGTTGCAGGGTCAATTGTTGGGGTTGTTGACTATgtctggtggtgctggctTGGTTCAGACTTTGGAGACACCGGGCCATTTGTTGTATTTGACGATGGACACTAGAGCCAAGGATTTGGATCCCGAGGCTGAGAAGTGA